The DNA sequence CGGAGAGACAGCGATACCTTCTCGGGCGAGAATCGTCATATCGTATTTCATGTTTTGGCCAATTTTTAAAACGCTCTCATCTTCAAAGAGAGGTTTCAAGGCCGCGAGGGCTTTGGCTTTATCAATTTGTGTTGGAGGCACTGCAAACATATCATCACTATCCCCCTTATGGGCAAGAGGAATATAGCAAGCCTTGCCTGCGTCTATGGATAGACTAATCCCAACTAAATCGACCGCAGTAGCATCTAAGCCTGTAGTCTCTGTATCAACAGCTATAACGCCCGCTGAATAAGCAGCTTCAATCCACAACGAGAGGTCATCAAGAGTGGTGATGCAGCTATAGTCAGTCTCGATTTTTTCAATTTCATTGTCTGCGGCTTGATGTGCCGTGTCTTCAAGATCAGCGCCGTAATGATTAATCACTTTTGTGCGTAAACTTCTAAAAGATTGGGTGTCAATGAATGAGAGCAGGTCTTCGGCCACTGGGTTTTTTACAGCCATTGTTTCGAGATCATCAGTGATCGGGCAATCGACCTTTAAAGTCACAAGATCGCGGCTGATGCGCGCTTGGTCAGCAAATTCTAGAAGGTTCTCTCTGCGCTTATTCTGTTTAATTTCTGCAGCACGATCTAGAAGTGTATCTAAATCCCCATAGTCATTGATAAGTTGGGCTGCTGTTTTGACGCCGATACCAGGTACGCCAGGCACATTATCAGCACTGTCACCGGCAAGCGCCTGAACATCAATCACTTTTTCCGGGCCTACACCAAATTTTTCATGAACTCCATCAATCCCGATCCGTTTGTTCTTCATGCTGTCAAACATGGTCGTCCCCTGATCAACAAGCTGCATCAAATCTTTGTCACTTGAAACGATTGTCACATCCCAGCCTTTTTTGCGGGCTTGCACAGCATAAGTTGCAATCAGATCATCAGCTTCGTAGCCTGGCATTTCTAAAGATTTAACCCCAAAGGCTTCAACGGCTTCACGAATGATAGAAAACTGTGGCACTAAATCTTCGGGTGCAGGTGGGCGGTGGGCTTTATATTCTGGATAGATATCATTTCTAAAAGTTTTTTTTGCCGCATCAAAGATCACGGCTAAGTGAGAGGGACGCTCTCCATCTCTTAAATCTTGTAGCAGTTTAAACAGCATGCTTGAAAAGCCATATACAGCATTCACAGGAGTTCCGTCCGGTCTGTTCATACTGCCCGGTCTTATGGCGTGATAGGCTCGGAAGATAAATCCAGATCCATCTACAAGATAGAGATGCGGTGTCGCGTCTGTCATGAAAATTCTCCCGTCATGCGTTGAGAGCTATATAAGGAAGGCTTGGCGGTAAGGGCCAAGCCTGATGGATCAGAGGGAAGAGTAAACCGCGTTAGGTATCCGCAGGGCCACCTTCTAAAATATATTGTCGATCACAATAAGGACAGTCAATTTTTCCATCTTTATCTAAGGTAAGATAGACACGTGGATGACCCAGTGCGCCTTCGCCACCATCACATGCAACACGATGTTCTTTAGTCTTCACCACTTCAGGAGCTTCAATAGTCATTGATTAATCCCTTTCTTTTCTTATGTAGGGTATGTATTTCTTTAAATTCTTTATACAAAAGGCTACTGTACGTGGCAAGCCAAAGACTAATATAAAAGTGGATTACTTATGACCCAAAATGCAATCGAGATTAAAGGCCTAGATAAAGTTTATAAAGGCAGCAAAAATGCCCCAGATAAGCATGCGCTCAAGTCGATCGATTTGAATATTAAACGTGGCTCAATGTTTGGCCTCCTGGGGCCCAATGGGGCCGGTAAATCCACAACCATTAATATCCTAGCAGGGTTGGTTAATAAAACGGGGGGTAGCGCGTCCATTTGGGGCTTTGATATTGCTGAAAATCCGCGCAATGCCAAAGCATCAATCGGAATTGTTCCCCAAGAGCTTGTCTTTGATGCCTTTTTCACCCCAAGAGAAATGCTGGAGGTTCAAGCGGGTATGTATGGGGTGGCACCTGAAGATCGTATTACCGATGAGTTGCTAAGAGCAGTGCGCCTTGAAGACAAAGCAAATGCCTATAGTCGGACCTTATCAGGTGGGATGAAACGCAGGTTGTTGATCGCGAAAGCCATGGTGCATCAACCGCCGATTCTTGTACTTGATGAGCCAACTGCTGGTGTGGATATTGAACTTCGACAACAGCTCTGGGAATATGTGCGTGAATTGCATGCAAAAGGCACAACCATTGTTCTGACCACGCATTATCTTGAAGAAGCAGAAGAATTATGTGATGAAATTGCCATCATCAACCACGGAGAGGTTGTGGCTTGTGAGCCAACACCTCAGTTGCTCTCGCGCATTGAAGAAAAAGAAATATTAATAACTGTCTCTGAAAGCCTGACAGAAATGCCAAAGGCGCTGCAAGACTTCCATAGTGAAATAAAAAGCGATCACCTCTTGGCCGTTAAAATCAGCAAAGAGAAATATACAGTCGGTGAAGTATTAAATGCATGTAGTGATGCAAAACTAACCATTACAGACATTTCTACAGCTGAATCCGATCTAGAGGATATTTTCTTGCAACTGACATCCAGCACCGCTGGGAGTAAGAGTGATGCGGCGTAATTACGATGTTCTTATCATTGGTTCAGGCGCTGCGGGCTTAACCTTAGCGCTTCAACTTCCTGATTCATTCCGAGTTGCTGTTCTTTCAAAGGCAAAGATTGGCGCTGGCTCTACTAAATGGGCACAGGGCGGTATAGCGGCGGTTCTCGAATCGACAGACAGTCTCGAGTCGCATGTTGATGACACACTTGTGGCGGGAGCAGGGCTTTGCAATGAATCAGCTGTCAGATATGTTGTGGAACGGGGTCCTGAGGCCATTGAAAATCTCATTTCACTCGGAGTAGATTTTGACCGTGCTGATAAACAGGCTGAGGATGGTTATGGCTATCATCTAACCCGTGAGGGAGGGCATAGTCACCGCCGAATTATTCATGCTGCAGATGCAACAGGTCGGGCCGTACAACATACACTGAACGACCAAGTCAGGGCGGCAAAGAATATTGATGTTTTTACAGATTATATGGCAATTGATCTTATTATAAACCGTCATTTGAAAGAAGCAAAGCCCGACCAGGATCAAGTTCACGGTGCTTATGTTTTTAATAGGAAACTAGATCGAGTAGAAACGCTTCATGCTAAAGCAACAGTTCTTGCAACGGGCGGGGCAAGTCGCGTTTATCAATATTCATCCAATCCTGATGCCGCGACCGGTGATGGAATAGCGATGGCATGGCGGGCAGGATGCCGTATTTCGAATATGGAATTTAATCAGTTCCATCCGACATGTTTGTATAATCCCCAAGCAAAAACCTATTTGATCACTGAAGCTATGCGCGGCGAGGGGGCAATTCTTAGATTGCCGGATGGTGATGCTTTTATGGAGCGTTATGATAGTCGCGCTGAATTGGCTCCTAGAGATATTGTTGCACGGGCAATTGATGCTGAAATGAAGCGCTTAGGCGCCCCGCATCTCTTTTTAGACATAACGCACAGAGACCCTGATTTTGTCATTTCTCATTTTCCAAATATCTACAGACATTGTCTTGAGCTAGGCATTGATATTACAAAAGACCCAATTCCCGTAGTCCCTGCAGCCCATTACACATGCGGCGGAATTCTTGTGGATACAGTTGGGCGGACAGATATGAGCAGACTTTATGCGATCGGGGAATGTTCGAGTACTGGCCTGCACGGTGCAAATAGAATGGCGTCAAACAGCCTTTTAGAATGTTTAGTCTATGGTCAAAGTGCCGCGCGGCATATCGTGGACTTGTTAAAAGACATACCTCAGCAATCTCTTGCCAGAGATTGGGATGAGAGCCAGGTTACAAATTCTGATGAAGAGGTCGTGGTGACTCATAATTGGCATGAGGTTAGGCGTTTTATGTGGGATTATGTTGGAATCGTGCGAACAAATAAACGATTGGCTCGGGCAAAAAATAGAGTAGATCTGCTTTCCAAAGAAATTGCAGAATATTATGGGAATTTCCGCGTCACGGCAGACTTGCTTGAGTTGCGTAATATTGTCACTGTTGCGGATTTAATTATTCGTTCTGCTCAAGCCCGAAAAGAATCACGAGGTCTTCATTATACTTCTGACTATCCAGGACTGGCACAGGAAGCCACCAATACAATTTTAACGCCTTTTAGGCAGGATGTACTTGATCGACTTTAAAGAAAAAAGCCCAGCAAAATCGCAGGGCTTTTGATCGATAATGTTGATAGGCTTGACTTAGCCAAGGAGCCAAGTGAAAGGCACTTTTAGAGAATAAGTTTCTTTACCGTCTGGAAGTTGCGGCATCTTCAGTTTATTGACAACTTTAGGAATTTCCCGGTCTAAAACTTTTGCGCCAGTCGATTCTAGAACTTCATGGCTTGCAACAGATCCATCAGCATTAAAGACGATGCGAA is a window from the Temperatibacter marinus genome containing:
- the nadB gene encoding L-aspartate oxidase encodes the protein MRRNYDVLIIGSGAAGLTLALQLPDSFRVAVLSKAKIGAGSTKWAQGGIAAVLESTDSLESHVDDTLVAGAGLCNESAVRYVVERGPEAIENLISLGVDFDRADKQAEDGYGYHLTREGGHSHRRIIHAADATGRAVQHTLNDQVRAAKNIDVFTDYMAIDLIINRHLKEAKPDQDQVHGAYVFNRKLDRVETLHAKATVLATGGASRVYQYSSNPDAATGDGIAMAWRAGCRISNMEFNQFHPTCLYNPQAKTYLITEAMRGEGAILRLPDGDAFMERYDSRAELAPRDIVARAIDAEMKRLGAPHLFLDITHRDPDFVISHFPNIYRHCLELGIDITKDPIPVVPAAHYTCGGILVDTVGRTDMSRLYAIGECSSTGLHGANRMASNSLLECLVYGQSAARHIVDLLKDIPQQSLARDWDESQVTNSDEEVVVTHNWHEVRRFMWDYVGIVRTNKRLARAKNRVDLLSKEIAEYYGNFRVTADLLELRNIVTVADLIIRSAQARKESRGLHYTSDYPGLAQEATNTILTPFRQDVLDRL
- a CDS encoding energy transducer TonB, whose amino-acid sequence is MIKNSIIALLALFLMTTVDVQASEVKQWQTKLVKQISKYQKYPRSAMNREIEGRAIVRIVFNADGSVASHEVLESTGAKVLDREIPKVVNKLKMPQLPDGKETYSLKVPFTWLLG
- a CDS encoding zinc-finger domain-containing protein — protein: MTIEAPEVVKTKEHRVACDGGEGALGHPRVYLTLDKDGKIDCPYCDRQYILEGGPADT
- a CDS encoding ABC transporter ATP-binding protein → MTQNAIEIKGLDKVYKGSKNAPDKHALKSIDLNIKRGSMFGLLGPNGAGKSTTINILAGLVNKTGGSASIWGFDIAENPRNAKASIGIVPQELVFDAFFTPREMLEVQAGMYGVAPEDRITDELLRAVRLEDKANAYSRTLSGGMKRRLLIAKAMVHQPPILVLDEPTAGVDIELRQQLWEYVRELHAKGTTIVLTTHYLEEAEELCDEIAIINHGEVVACEPTPQLLSRIEEKEILITVSESLTEMPKALQDFHSEIKSDHLLAVKISKEKYTVGEVLNACSDAKLTITDISTAESDLEDIFLQLTSSTAGSKSDAA